The following are from one region of the Tachysurus fulvidraco isolate hzauxx_2018 chromosome 15, HZAU_PFXX_2.0, whole genome shotgun sequence genome:
- the sh2b1 gene encoding SH2B adapter protein 1 isoform X1 has protein sequence MNGSLLPPPSPRAATNPSTLPPSPSPSPSPPSPSLLPLSVRPPPLPPPASGQPLSSLSDTPTPSPSPCLSWTEFCEFHARVAAGDFARHFRAFLLENPHYSPDSAAAFCRRFTDRFVQHFESELEGSGAVREGTGIWVTQSDGTSLEEDATSPPLLPPDAVATCQPTHVRAPPKPLSSRQESDTRCADRFQIPNVFQDSYAHAQILPPSSSSSCSSSMGGNNGRREDRVLTVKKYPGHLPDNGDLEEEEDSWVGPVTGEEAESDELVGKDCEAEGNTLTDRPDSSLTTPLSPAAGGPLNSGSKGIIPGAGGHSKNKLKKRFSLRNVGRSVRGSVRGILHWRSSSSESPQSCGSANATPLPSSYSYTMGLQDAKRNAQGAPSSLPVSLSLPLSLPHSSSSSLPPSSSSSATSLSLSEARDRRRSNGEGEKEKWTHRLEKLRLSRSPPPTLQAPVGPTSSLLPSVLPSRKTGRLVREGGVNVCSSADEFAGSLGFPGFSFGLFHHGMDSNSAVSGSSAEQTGGMPPPVTVGAITGRGTRWHKCRLVLKERDKEGGERGEEYFLELYIPPKASKPRLTIPCCCILEVRSTTALEVPDKENTFLMQLEGQVQYVIETRDAVQMRAWLSDIRNSICLSEQEDIEGVCGGTQTDLSSTPEFSDRLSQVCYGGVGGSPLLEQLPPELPPRAPLDEPDGRLLSGGGASLGMPFPETPDATGSFLFSEGSASETVEHPLSECQWFHGTLSRLKAAQLVLAGGMASHGVFLVRQSETRRGEYVLTFNFQGKAKHLRLSLNEDGQCRVQHLWFQSIFDMLEHFRVHPIPLESGGASDVTLISFVGATAARQSDLTNRPRSPPQPPPPPLPPGRPPPPTPPQERVTDAEAIGGGAASGPEECEERERDTPLRQLEGAEAEEREGGRARAIDNQYSFF, from the exons ATGAACGGCTCCTTATTACCCCCGCCCAGCCCACGGGCTGCAACGAACCCATCCACTCTTCCTCCATCCCCTTCTCCCTCGCCTTCTCCTCCATCTCCCTCATTGCTTCCCCTTTCTGTGCGTCCACCACCTTTACCCCCTCCAGCTTCTGGCCAGCCACTGTCTTCTCTGTCTGACACACCAACCCCCTCACCTTCTCCTTGCCTCAGCTGGACAGAGTTCTGTGAGTTTCATGCCCGGGTAGCTGCTGGCGATTTTGCCCGTCACTTCAGGGCCTTTCTCCTGGAGAATCCACATTATTCCCCTGattctgctgctgctttctgCCGCCGTTTCACTGACCGATTTGTTCagcattttgagagcgaacttgaggGAAGCGGTGCAGTGAGGGAGGGTACAGGGATTTGGGTCACGCAGTCTGATGGTACATCACTGGAGGAAGATGCGACCTCTCCACCACTTCTGCCACCTGATGCTGTTGCAACCTGCCAGCCCACACACGTCAGGGCTCCGCCCAAGCCACTTTCATCTCGGCAGGAATCAGACACTCGATGTGCAGACAGATTTCAGATTCCCAATGTTTTCCAGGACTCATATGCTCATGCACAAATTTTgccaccttcttcttcttcgtcttgtTCATCTTCAATGGGAGGGAACAACGGTCGAAGGGAAGATAGGGTGTTGACGGTTAAAAAGTATCCTGGCCACTTGCCTGATAACGGAGACCTGGAAGAAGAGGAGGACAGTTGGGTCGGGCCAGTGACAGGAGAGGAGGCAGAGTCAGATGAGCTAGTGGGGAAGGATTGTGAGGCAGAGGGtaacactctcacagacagaccTGACAGCAGCCTGACGACACCACTAAGCCCTGCTGCTGGTGGACCACTAAACTCTGGGTCAAAGGGCATCATCCCAGGTGCAGGTGGTCACTCCAAAAACAAGCTAAAGAAACGCTTCTCCCTGCGCAATGTTGGCCGCAGTGTGCGGGGTAGTGTGAGAGGTATCCTGCACTGGCGGAGCTCCTCTAGTGAATCCCCTCAAAGTTGTGGCTCGGCTAATGCCACGCCACTGCCCTCCAGTTACAGTTACACTATGGGCCTGCAGGATGCGAAGAGGAATGCCCAAGGTGCTCCATCCTCGCTTCCTGTCTCACTTTCCCTGCCCctttcactccctcactcatcGTCCTCATCCCTGCCGCCGTCATCCTCCAGCAGTgccacctctctctccctctctgaaGCTCGTGATCGGAGGAGGAGTAATGGAGAAGGTGAGAAAGAGAAGTGGACTCACAGGCTGGAGAAGCTGCGACTGTCCCGCTCTCCACCACCAACCCTACAAGCACCTGTGGGACCCACGTCATCCTTGTTGCCCTCTGTCCTACCATCTAGGAAGACAGGTAGACTTGTGCGAGAGGGAGGAGTGAACGTCTGCTCCTCTGCAGATGAATTTGCTGGCTCTCTCGGCTTTCCGGGCTTCTCTTTTGGTTTGTTCCACCATGGCATGGACAGTAACAGTGCAGTCTCTGGCTCCAGTGCAGAGCAAACAGGTGGAATGCCTCCTCCAGTCACAGTGGGGGCGATAACTGGACGGGGCACGCGCTGGCACAAGTGTCGACTGGTTCTGAAAGAGCGAGACAAGGAAGGAggcgagagaggagaggagtacTTCTTAGAGTTATACATCCCTCCAAAG GCTTCCAAGCCCAGACTAACTATCCCATGCTGCTGCATCTTAGAGGTCAGGAGCACCACAGCTCTTGAAGTGCCAGACAAAGAAAACACTTTTCTTATGCAG TTGGAAGGACAGGTCCAGTATGTCATTGAGACCAGAGATGCTGTTCAGATGAGAGCTTGGCTGAGTGACATTAGAAACAGCATCTGTCTCAG TGAGCAAGAGGATATCGAGGGAGTGTGTGGTGGAACACAGACGGACCTCAGTAGCACACCAGAATTCAGCGACCGTCTGTCTCAAG TTTGTTATGGTGGGGTGGGTGGTTCTCCACTGCTGGAGCAACTTCCTCCTGAATTGCCACCCCGTGCCCCTCTAGATGAACCTGATGGTCGACTGCTTAGCGGAGGTGGAGCTAGTCTTGGCATGCCATTCCCAGAGACGCCTGATGCCACAG GGTCCTTCCTGTTCTCAGAGGGCTCAGCGTCAGAGACAGTGGAACACCCATTAAGTGAGTGTCAATGGTTCCACGGTACCTTGTCACGGCTCAAGGCAGCCCAACTGGTGCTGGCAGGTGGCATGGCAAGTCATGGTGTCTTCCTCGTACGCCAGAGTGAGACACGGCGTGGGGAGTACGTACTCACCTTCAACTTCCAGGGCAAAGCGAAA CACCTGCGCCTTTCTTTAAACGAAGATGGTCAGTGTCGTGTGCAGCATCTCTGGTTTCAGTCTATCTTTGACATGCTGGAGCACTTCCGGGTGCACCCTATTCCCCTGGAGTCTGGGGGAGCTTCAGACGTCACCCTCATCAGCTTTGTTGGTGCCACGGCTGCCCGGCAATCAG ACTTGACCAACAGACCCCGTAGTCCCCCTCAGCCCCCGCCTCCCCCCCTCCCGCCAGGGCGCCCTCCACCACCCACACCACCGCAGGAGCGTGTAACCGATGCGGAGGCCATAGGAGGAGGAGCAGCCAGCGGGCCTGAGGAATGTGAGGAACGTGAAAGGGACACACCTCTAAGACAGCTAGAAGGGGCAGAGGccgaagagagagagggaggccgGGCCAGAGCCATCGACAACCAGTACTCCTTCTTCTGA
- the sh2b1 gene encoding SH2B adapter protein 1 isoform X3, with amino-acid sequence MNGSLLPPPSPRAATNPSTLPPSPSPSPSPPSPSLLPLSVRPPPLPPPASGQPLSSLSDTPTPSPSPCLSWTEFCEFHARVAAGDFARHFRAFLLENPHYSPDSAAAFCRRFTDRFVQHFESELEGSGAVREGTGIWVTQSDGTSLEEDATSPPLLPPDAVATCQPTHVRAPPKPLSSRQESDTRCADRFQIPNVFQDSYAHAQILPPSSSSSCSSSMGGNNGRREDRVLTVKKYPGHLPDNGDLEEEEDSWVGPVTGEEAESDELVGKDCEAEGNTLTDRPDSSLTTPLSPAAGGPLNSGSKGIIPGAGGHSKNKLKKRFSLRNVGRSVRGSVRGILHWRSSSSESPQSCGSANATPLPSSYSYTMGLQDAKRNAQGAPSSLPVSLSLPLSLPHSSSSSLPPSSSSSATSLSLSEARDRRRSNGEGEKEKWTHRLEKLRLSRSPPPTLQAPVGPTSSLLPSVLPSRKTGRLVREGGVNVCSSADEFAGSLGFPGFSFGLFHHGMDSNSAVSGSSAEQTGGMPPPVTVGAITGRGTRWHKCRLVLKERDKEGGERGEEYFLELYIPPKASKPRLTIPCCCILEVRSTTALEVPDKENTFLMQLEGQVQYVIETRDAVQMRAWLSDIRNSICLSEQEDIEGVCGGTQTDLSSTPEFSDRLSQVCYGGVGGSPLLEQLPPELPPRAPLDEPDGRLLSGGGASLGMPFPETPDATGSFLFSEGSASETVEHPLSECQWFHGTLSRLKAAQLVLAGGMASHGVFLVRQSETRRGEYVLTFNFQGKAKHLRLSLNEDGQCRVQHLWFQSIFDMLEHFRVHPIPLESGGASDVTLISFVGATAARQSGRDRAGSRPTVCDVITTRHPDSPSTPISDCVLDQQTP; translated from the exons ATGAACGGCTCCTTATTACCCCCGCCCAGCCCACGGGCTGCAACGAACCCATCCACTCTTCCTCCATCCCCTTCTCCCTCGCCTTCTCCTCCATCTCCCTCATTGCTTCCCCTTTCTGTGCGTCCACCACCTTTACCCCCTCCAGCTTCTGGCCAGCCACTGTCTTCTCTGTCTGACACACCAACCCCCTCACCTTCTCCTTGCCTCAGCTGGACAGAGTTCTGTGAGTTTCATGCCCGGGTAGCTGCTGGCGATTTTGCCCGTCACTTCAGGGCCTTTCTCCTGGAGAATCCACATTATTCCCCTGattctgctgctgctttctgCCGCCGTTTCACTGACCGATTTGTTCagcattttgagagcgaacttgaggGAAGCGGTGCAGTGAGGGAGGGTACAGGGATTTGGGTCACGCAGTCTGATGGTACATCACTGGAGGAAGATGCGACCTCTCCACCACTTCTGCCACCTGATGCTGTTGCAACCTGCCAGCCCACACACGTCAGGGCTCCGCCCAAGCCACTTTCATCTCGGCAGGAATCAGACACTCGATGTGCAGACAGATTTCAGATTCCCAATGTTTTCCAGGACTCATATGCTCATGCACAAATTTTgccaccttcttcttcttcgtcttgtTCATCTTCAATGGGAGGGAACAACGGTCGAAGGGAAGATAGGGTGTTGACGGTTAAAAAGTATCCTGGCCACTTGCCTGATAACGGAGACCTGGAAGAAGAGGAGGACAGTTGGGTCGGGCCAGTGACAGGAGAGGAGGCAGAGTCAGATGAGCTAGTGGGGAAGGATTGTGAGGCAGAGGGtaacactctcacagacagaccTGACAGCAGCCTGACGACACCACTAAGCCCTGCTGCTGGTGGACCACTAAACTCTGGGTCAAAGGGCATCATCCCAGGTGCAGGTGGTCACTCCAAAAACAAGCTAAAGAAACGCTTCTCCCTGCGCAATGTTGGCCGCAGTGTGCGGGGTAGTGTGAGAGGTATCCTGCACTGGCGGAGCTCCTCTAGTGAATCCCCTCAAAGTTGTGGCTCGGCTAATGCCACGCCACTGCCCTCCAGTTACAGTTACACTATGGGCCTGCAGGATGCGAAGAGGAATGCCCAAGGTGCTCCATCCTCGCTTCCTGTCTCACTTTCCCTGCCCctttcactccctcactcatcGTCCTCATCCCTGCCGCCGTCATCCTCCAGCAGTgccacctctctctccctctctgaaGCTCGTGATCGGAGGAGGAGTAATGGAGAAGGTGAGAAAGAGAAGTGGACTCACAGGCTGGAGAAGCTGCGACTGTCCCGCTCTCCACCACCAACCCTACAAGCACCTGTGGGACCCACGTCATCCTTGTTGCCCTCTGTCCTACCATCTAGGAAGACAGGTAGACTTGTGCGAGAGGGAGGAGTGAACGTCTGCTCCTCTGCAGATGAATTTGCTGGCTCTCTCGGCTTTCCGGGCTTCTCTTTTGGTTTGTTCCACCATGGCATGGACAGTAACAGTGCAGTCTCTGGCTCCAGTGCAGAGCAAACAGGTGGAATGCCTCCTCCAGTCACAGTGGGGGCGATAACTGGACGGGGCACGCGCTGGCACAAGTGTCGACTGGTTCTGAAAGAGCGAGACAAGGAAGGAggcgagagaggagaggagtacTTCTTAGAGTTATACATCCCTCCAAAG GCTTCCAAGCCCAGACTAACTATCCCATGCTGCTGCATCTTAGAGGTCAGGAGCACCACAGCTCTTGAAGTGCCAGACAAAGAAAACACTTTTCTTATGCAG TTGGAAGGACAGGTCCAGTATGTCATTGAGACCAGAGATGCTGTTCAGATGAGAGCTTGGCTGAGTGACATTAGAAACAGCATCTGTCTCAG TGAGCAAGAGGATATCGAGGGAGTGTGTGGTGGAACACAGACGGACCTCAGTAGCACACCAGAATTCAGCGACCGTCTGTCTCAAG TTTGTTATGGTGGGGTGGGTGGTTCTCCACTGCTGGAGCAACTTCCTCCTGAATTGCCACCCCGTGCCCCTCTAGATGAACCTGATGGTCGACTGCTTAGCGGAGGTGGAGCTAGTCTTGGCATGCCATTCCCAGAGACGCCTGATGCCACAG GGTCCTTCCTGTTCTCAGAGGGCTCAGCGTCAGAGACAGTGGAACACCCATTAAGTGAGTGTCAATGGTTCCACGGTACCTTGTCACGGCTCAAGGCAGCCCAACTGGTGCTGGCAGGTGGCATGGCAAGTCATGGTGTCTTCCTCGTACGCCAGAGTGAGACACGGCGTGGGGAGTACGTACTCACCTTCAACTTCCAGGGCAAAGCGAAA CACCTGCGCCTTTCTTTAAACGAAGATGGTCAGTGTCGTGTGCAGCATCTCTGGTTTCAGTCTATCTTTGACATGCTGGAGCACTTCCGGGTGCACCCTATTCCCCTGGAGTCTGGGGGAGCTTCAGACGTCACCCTCATCAGCTTTGTTGGTGCCACGGCTGCCCGGCAATCAG GCCGGGACAGGGCAGGCAGCCGGCCCAcagtctgtgatgtcatcaccaCGCGCCACCCTGACTCTCCATCAACCCCcatctctgactgtgt ACTTGACCAACAGACCCCGTAG
- the sh2b1 gene encoding SH2B adapter protein 1 isoform X2: protein MNGSLLPPPSPRAATNPSTLPPSPSPSPSPPSPSLLPLSVRPPPLPPPASGQPLSSLSDTPTPSPSPCLSWTEFCEFHARVAAGDFARHFRAFLLENPHYSPDSAAAFCRRFTDRFVQHFESELEGSGAVREGTGIWVTQSDGTSLEEDATSPPLLPPDAVATCQPTHVRAPPKPLSSRQESDTRCADRFQIPNVFQDSYAHAQILPPSSSSSCSSSMGGNNGRREDRVLTVKKYPGHLPDNGDLEEEEDSWVGPVTGEEAESDELVGKDCEAEGNTLTDRPDSSLTTPLSPAAGGPLNSGSKGIIPGAGGHSKNKLKKRFSLRNVGRSVRGSVRGILHWRSSSSESPQSCGSANATPLPSSYSYTMGLQDAKRNAQGAPSSLPVSLSLPLSLPHSSSSSLPPSSSSSATSLSLSEARDRRRSNGEGEKEKWTHRLEKLRLSRSPPPTLQAPVGPTSSLLPSVLPSRKTGRLVREGGVNVCSSADEFAGSLGFPGFSFGLFHHGMDSNSAVSGSSAEQTGGMPPPVTVGAITGRGTRWHKCRLVLKERDKEGGERGEEYFLELYIPPKASKPRLTIPCCCILEVRSTTALEVPDKENTFLMQLEGQVQYVIETRDAVQMRAWLSDIRNSICLSEQEDIEGVCGGTQTDLSSTPEFSDRLSQDEPDGRLLSGGGASLGMPFPETPDATGSFLFSEGSASETVEHPLSECQWFHGTLSRLKAAQLVLAGGMASHGVFLVRQSETRRGEYVLTFNFQGKAKHLRLSLNEDGQCRVQHLWFQSIFDMLEHFRVHPIPLESGGASDVTLISFVGATAARQSDLTNRPRSPPQPPPPPLPPGRPPPPTPPQERVTDAEAIGGGAASGPEECEERERDTPLRQLEGAEAEEREGGRARAIDNQYSFF from the exons ATGAACGGCTCCTTATTACCCCCGCCCAGCCCACGGGCTGCAACGAACCCATCCACTCTTCCTCCATCCCCTTCTCCCTCGCCTTCTCCTCCATCTCCCTCATTGCTTCCCCTTTCTGTGCGTCCACCACCTTTACCCCCTCCAGCTTCTGGCCAGCCACTGTCTTCTCTGTCTGACACACCAACCCCCTCACCTTCTCCTTGCCTCAGCTGGACAGAGTTCTGTGAGTTTCATGCCCGGGTAGCTGCTGGCGATTTTGCCCGTCACTTCAGGGCCTTTCTCCTGGAGAATCCACATTATTCCCCTGattctgctgctgctttctgCCGCCGTTTCACTGACCGATTTGTTCagcattttgagagcgaacttgaggGAAGCGGTGCAGTGAGGGAGGGTACAGGGATTTGGGTCACGCAGTCTGATGGTACATCACTGGAGGAAGATGCGACCTCTCCACCACTTCTGCCACCTGATGCTGTTGCAACCTGCCAGCCCACACACGTCAGGGCTCCGCCCAAGCCACTTTCATCTCGGCAGGAATCAGACACTCGATGTGCAGACAGATTTCAGATTCCCAATGTTTTCCAGGACTCATATGCTCATGCACAAATTTTgccaccttcttcttcttcgtcttgtTCATCTTCAATGGGAGGGAACAACGGTCGAAGGGAAGATAGGGTGTTGACGGTTAAAAAGTATCCTGGCCACTTGCCTGATAACGGAGACCTGGAAGAAGAGGAGGACAGTTGGGTCGGGCCAGTGACAGGAGAGGAGGCAGAGTCAGATGAGCTAGTGGGGAAGGATTGTGAGGCAGAGGGtaacactctcacagacagaccTGACAGCAGCCTGACGACACCACTAAGCCCTGCTGCTGGTGGACCACTAAACTCTGGGTCAAAGGGCATCATCCCAGGTGCAGGTGGTCACTCCAAAAACAAGCTAAAGAAACGCTTCTCCCTGCGCAATGTTGGCCGCAGTGTGCGGGGTAGTGTGAGAGGTATCCTGCACTGGCGGAGCTCCTCTAGTGAATCCCCTCAAAGTTGTGGCTCGGCTAATGCCACGCCACTGCCCTCCAGTTACAGTTACACTATGGGCCTGCAGGATGCGAAGAGGAATGCCCAAGGTGCTCCATCCTCGCTTCCTGTCTCACTTTCCCTGCCCctttcactccctcactcatcGTCCTCATCCCTGCCGCCGTCATCCTCCAGCAGTgccacctctctctccctctctgaaGCTCGTGATCGGAGGAGGAGTAATGGAGAAGGTGAGAAAGAGAAGTGGACTCACAGGCTGGAGAAGCTGCGACTGTCCCGCTCTCCACCACCAACCCTACAAGCACCTGTGGGACCCACGTCATCCTTGTTGCCCTCTGTCCTACCATCTAGGAAGACAGGTAGACTTGTGCGAGAGGGAGGAGTGAACGTCTGCTCCTCTGCAGATGAATTTGCTGGCTCTCTCGGCTTTCCGGGCTTCTCTTTTGGTTTGTTCCACCATGGCATGGACAGTAACAGTGCAGTCTCTGGCTCCAGTGCAGAGCAAACAGGTGGAATGCCTCCTCCAGTCACAGTGGGGGCGATAACTGGACGGGGCACGCGCTGGCACAAGTGTCGACTGGTTCTGAAAGAGCGAGACAAGGAAGGAggcgagagaggagaggagtacTTCTTAGAGTTATACATCCCTCCAAAG GCTTCCAAGCCCAGACTAACTATCCCATGCTGCTGCATCTTAGAGGTCAGGAGCACCACAGCTCTTGAAGTGCCAGACAAAGAAAACACTTTTCTTATGCAG TTGGAAGGACAGGTCCAGTATGTCATTGAGACCAGAGATGCTGTTCAGATGAGAGCTTGGCTGAGTGACATTAGAAACAGCATCTGTCTCAG TGAGCAAGAGGATATCGAGGGAGTGTGTGGTGGAACACAGACGGACCTCAGTAGCACACCAGAATTCAGCGACCGTCTGTCTCAAG ATGAACCTGATGGTCGACTGCTTAGCGGAGGTGGAGCTAGTCTTGGCATGCCATTCCCAGAGACGCCTGATGCCACAG GGTCCTTCCTGTTCTCAGAGGGCTCAGCGTCAGAGACAGTGGAACACCCATTAAGTGAGTGTCAATGGTTCCACGGTACCTTGTCACGGCTCAAGGCAGCCCAACTGGTGCTGGCAGGTGGCATGGCAAGTCATGGTGTCTTCCTCGTACGCCAGAGTGAGACACGGCGTGGGGAGTACGTACTCACCTTCAACTTCCAGGGCAAAGCGAAA CACCTGCGCCTTTCTTTAAACGAAGATGGTCAGTGTCGTGTGCAGCATCTCTGGTTTCAGTCTATCTTTGACATGCTGGAGCACTTCCGGGTGCACCCTATTCCCCTGGAGTCTGGGGGAGCTTCAGACGTCACCCTCATCAGCTTTGTTGGTGCCACGGCTGCCCGGCAATCAG ACTTGACCAACAGACCCCGTAGTCCCCCTCAGCCCCCGCCTCCCCCCCTCCCGCCAGGGCGCCCTCCACCACCCACACCACCGCAGGAGCGTGTAACCGATGCGGAGGCCATAGGAGGAGGAGCAGCCAGCGGGCCTGAGGAATGTGAGGAACGTGAAAGGGACACACCTCTAAGACAGCTAGAAGGGGCAGAGGccgaagagagagagggaggccgGGCCAGAGCCATCGACAACCAGTACTCCTTCTTCTGA